A single genomic interval of Musa acuminata AAA Group cultivar baxijiao chromosome BXJ3-4, Cavendish_Baxijiao_AAA, whole genome shotgun sequence harbors:
- the LOC103981600 gene encoding protein RADIALIS-like 3, producing MASGWTAKENKTFERALAVYDKDTPDRWHNIARAVGGKTAEEVKRHYDLLVEDIRRIEAGQMPYVHYKSPGSRG from the exons ATGGCATCGGGTTGGACCGCGAAGGAGAACAAGACGTTCGAACGGGCCCTCGCGGTGTACGACAAGGACACCCCCGACCGCTGGCACAATATCGCCCGGGCCGTCGGCGGGAAGACGGCGGAGGAAGTGAAGCGCCACTACGATCTGCTCGTGGAGGACATTCGCCGCATCGAGGCTGGCCAAATGCCGTACGTCCATTACAAGTCCCCCGGCAGCAGAG GTTGA
- the LOC103980890 gene encoding zinc-finger homeodomain protein 5-like: MEFRGPSEIRIPSSPPGYNTSLIRGGSAFSKPILPSASLVSPRGGGGGVGADGGGAGGAANGNIFGNARAPPPTLEHTTTTMDHTPQSLTKNAGQDSIPNSSPGAVAAGVSSHTKPAATTKTSSTIAATATISTRYGECLRNHAAAIGGHVVDGCGEFMPSGEPDTPEAFNCAACGCHRSFHRRDGDGGTNAAGPYYHSTTRLPVLLPPPHPHHHQKQFHLSGFCSPSAAVPGSSGFIQFCNTNPSGSGGTTTESSSEERINAGAPTPATMPRKRFRTKFTAEQKDKMLAFAERAGWRIQRQDSAMVEQFCAEIGVRRQVLKVWMHNNKHTVTRKRQQQEELAVQQQQSQLPQPGSPLLH; the protein is encoded by the coding sequence ATGGAGTTTAGGGGTCCTAGTGAGATCAGGATACCTTCCTCGCCTCCTGGTTACAACACCTCTCTCATCAGAGGGGGATCAGCCTTCTCCAAACCCATCCTCCCCTCTGCCTCTCTCGTTTCgccaagaggaggaggaggaggagttggtgCTGATGGTGGTGGTGCAGGAGGAGCTGCAAACGGTAACATTTTTGGCAACGCCAGAGCTCCACCACCAACTCTTGAACACACCACCACAACTATGGATCACACGCCCCAGTCTCTTACCAAAAACGCAGGTCAAGATTCCATCCCGAACTCGTCCCCAGGTGCAGTTGCTGCGGGCGTGTCATCCCACACCAAACCCGCTGCCACCACCAAGACCTCATCCACCATCGCCGCCACTGCTACTATCTCTACAAGATACGGGGAATGCCTTCGCAACCACGCGGCTGCCATAGGCGGCCACGTCGTGGACGGCTGCGGGGAGTTCATGCCGAGTGGCGAACCCGACACGCCCGAAGCATTTAATTGCGCAGCCTGCGGCTGCCACCGTAGCTTCCACCGCAGGGATGGTGACGGCGGCACCAACGCTGCCGGCCCCTACTACCATAGCACAACTCGCCTGCCTGTGCTGCTCCCGCCTCCCCATCCCCACCACCATCAGAAGCAGTTCCATCTCAGCGGCTTCTGCAGCCCGTCAGCTGCCGTGCCTGGGTCGTCCGGCTTCATCCAGTTCTGTAATACCAACCCCAGCGGCAGCGGAGGCACGACGACGGAGTCGTCGAGCGAGGAAAGGATCAACGCGGGGGCGCCGACGCCCGCAACCATGCCGAGGAAGCGGTTTCGGACCAAGTTCACGGCGGAGCAGAAGGATAAGATGTTGGCCTTCGCCGAGAGGGCCGGGTGGAGGATTCAGAGGCAAGATAGTGCAATGGTCGAGCAATTCTGTGCCGAGATCGGGGTGAGGAGGCAGGTGTTGAAGGTCTGGATGCACAATAACAAGCACACGGTAACTAGAAAGCGGCAGCAGCAGGAAGAACTCGCAGTAcaacaacagcaatcgcagctaccgcagccgggGTCTCCCCTACTGCATTAG